A portion of the Oscillospiraceae bacterium genome contains these proteins:
- a CDS encoding GDSL-type esterase/lipase family protein has translation MGISHEYHSTSHRARHGGVSGKLRLAGVVLAILVLAYAITAILENGASAKDAPSEPVASGIAQDILAPLPMQGEAADSDSSGDSTAPDGSGDAQAVTLETFGPARQDAAAAVVKAYDASVIRQPSCGQVDLNYFADAAFLGDSLTVGFSDYQINLGGALVCGYTGVGPDAIVNRTAVKSSVRGEEIALDVLAAAQPKKLYILLGTNTLTTLGASDRFLAYYGQMLDMLREALGPDCVIYVESVPPVRPKAAAEKPGLASDVLRGVNEQLAQLAASKGCVYLDLWEALADGEGNLKEMLAAPDGIHLSAGNGYGTWLTYLRNHAKYSANNSWTMGSVYSAQ, from the coding sequence ATGGGGATTTCACACGAATATCATTCGACATCGCACCGTGCCCGTCACGGCGGCGTGAGCGGCAAGCTGCGCCTGGCAGGGGTGGTGCTGGCCATTTTGGTGCTGGCCTACGCCATTACCGCCATTCTGGAAAACGGTGCATCGGCCAAGGACGCACCGTCGGAGCCGGTGGCCAGCGGCATTGCACAGGACATTCTGGCACCACTGCCCATGCAGGGCGAAGCGGCAGACAGTGACAGCAGCGGCGACAGCACCGCGCCGGACGGCAGCGGGGACGCACAGGCGGTCACGCTGGAGACCTTTGGCCCGGCCCGGCAGGATGCGGCCGCTGCGGTGGTCAAGGCCTACGACGCCAGCGTCATCCGTCAGCCCAGCTGCGGGCAGGTGGACCTGAACTATTTTGCGGACGCGGCCTTTCTGGGTGACAGCCTGACCGTGGGCTTTTCGGACTACCAGATCAATCTGGGCGGGGCGCTGGTCTGCGGTTACACCGGCGTGGGGCCGGATGCCATCGTGAACCGGACGGCGGTCAAGAGTTCCGTCCGCGGGGAAGAGATCGCACTGGATGTGCTGGCCGCTGCCCAACCCAAAAAGCTGTATATCCTACTGGGCACCAACACCCTCACCACGCTGGGTGCTTCCGACCGGTTCCTGGCCTATTACGGCCAGATGCTGGACATGCTGCGGGAGGCGCTGGGGCCGGACTGCGTGATCTATGTGGAGTCGGTCCCGCCGGTGCGTCCGAAAGCGGCCGCCGAGAAGCCGGGTCTTGCTTCCGATGTGCTGCGTGGGGTGAATGAGCAGCTGGCCCAGCTGGCCGCCAGCAAGGGCTGCGTGTATCTGGACCTGTGGGAGGCCCTGGCCGATGGTGAGGGCAACCTGAAGGAGATGCTGGCAGCGCCGGACGGCATCCACCTGTCGGCTGGCAACGGCTATGGCACCTGGCTCACCTACCTGCGCAACCATGCAAAGTATTCGGCCAACAATTCCTGGACGATGGGCAGTGTGTACAGCGCTCAGTGA
- a CDS encoding 6-phosphofructokinase: MGKNAIVGQSGGPTSVINASLAGVFESCKSRGADIVYGMCNGVAGLLEERVVDLSTVLTDDLDIELLKRTPSSFLGSCRYKLPDWHADEAVYKKLFAILEKLNIGYFFYIGGNDSMDTIGKLADYGARIDSDIRFMGVPKTIDNDLMVTDHTPGYGSAAKYIGVVMKEIIRDATVYGTKYVTVVEIMGRNAGWLTAAAALAKSDDCEGVDMICLPEVPFNVDHFVEKVRVMQEKKPSIVIAVSEGVKLEDGRYVCELADDVHAVDAFGHKALTGTARFLANVVARNLDTKTRCIELSTLQRCAGHLTSRTDITEAYQVGGAAAKAAFEGVTGQMVALKRISNSPYQCTTELHPISEVANLEKKVPLSWMNENHTQMTEEFLEYARPLIQAELTPLYIAGLPHHIYLKKQK, from the coding sequence ATGGGTAAAAATGCAATCGTTGGTCAGTCTGGCGGCCCTACCTCCGTCATCAATGCAAGTCTGGCAGGCGTGTTCGAGAGCTGCAAGAGCCGCGGTGCCGACATCGTGTACGGTATGTGCAACGGTGTTGCCGGTCTGCTGGAGGAGCGCGTGGTGGACCTGTCCACCGTGTTGACGGACGATTTGGACATTGAGCTGCTCAAGCGCACGCCGTCCAGCTTCCTGGGCAGCTGCCGCTACAAGCTGCCCGACTGGCACGCGGACGAAGCCGTGTACAAAAAGCTGTTTGCCATTCTGGAAAAGCTGAACATCGGCTACTTCTTCTACATCGGCGGCAACGACTCCATGGACACCATCGGCAAGCTGGCCGACTACGGTGCCCGCATAGACAGCGACATCCGCTTCATGGGCGTACCCAAGACCATCGACAACGACCTGATGGTCACCGACCACACCCCCGGTTACGGTTCTGCGGCCAAGTACATCGGCGTGGTGATGAAGGAGATCATCCGTGACGCCACCGTGTACGGCACCAAGTACGTCACCGTGGTGGAGATCATGGGCCGCAACGCCGGTTGGCTGACCGCCGCCGCTGCTCTGGCCAAGAGCGACGACTGCGAGGGCGTGGACATGATCTGCCTGCCCGAAGTGCCCTTCAACGTGGACCACTTTGTGGAGAAGGTACGCGTGATGCAGGAGAAGAAGCCCAGCATCGTCATCGCCGTGTCCGAAGGCGTCAAGCTGGAGGATGGCCGCTACGTCTGTGAGCTGGCCGATGACGTGCACGCTGTGGACGCTTTCGGCCACAAGGCCCTGACCGGTACGGCCCGCTTCCTGGCCAACGTGGTGGCCCGCAATCTGGACACCAAGACACGCTGCATCGAGCTTTCCACCCTGCAGCGCTGCGCCGGCCATCTGACCAGCCGCACCGACATCACCGAGGCCTATCAGGTGGGCGGTGCTGCCGCCAAGGCTGCCTTTGAGGGCGTGACCGGCCAGATGGTGGCCCTGAAGCGCATCTCCAACAGCCCGTACCAGTGCACCACGGAGCTGCACCCCATCAGCGAGGTGGCAAACCTTGAGAAGAAGGTGCCGCTGAGCTGGATGAACGAAAACCACACCCAGATGACCGAGGAGTTCCTGGAGTACGCCCGCCCGCTGATCCAGGCCGAGCTGACCCCGCTGTACATCGCCGGTCTGCCCCACCACATCTACCTGAAGAAGCAGAAGTGA
- a CDS encoding 6-phosphofructokinase — MAKNVIIGQSGGPTAVINSSLAGVYKAACSLGADKVYGMKYGIEGLLKEELIELNVLLDDRMSIELLKRTPSSYLGSCRYKLPDPDTDSTPFVKLFTLFDKYDICAVFYIGGNDSMDTIAKLSRYGDRVGSSVRFIGVPKTIDNDLCLTDHTPGYGSAAKYIATILKEVIRDSSVYDIRSVTVAEIMGRHAGWLAGAACLAGGDDCEGPDLILLPEVPFDQDKFLAKVDALQRVKPNVIIAASEGVKTADGTYLCDLVSTAGQLDAFGHKAVLSGTSRYLSELIHDKLNCKSRAIEFSTLQRCASHLASRTDVNEAYAVGGAAAAAAFAGESGRMIALERISSYPYQCIAKSVDVQQVANLEKKVPLDWITPDGMQVTAAFEEYARPLILDEVTPVYVNGTPRHIRL, encoded by the coding sequence ATGGCCAAAAATGTGATCATTGGTCAGAGCGGCGGCCCCACGGCCGTCATCAATTCCAGCCTGGCAGGCGTGTACAAGGCTGCCTGCAGTCTGGGTGCCGACAAGGTGTACGGCATGAAGTACGGCATCGAGGGCCTGCTCAAGGAAGAGCTCATCGAGCTGAATGTCCTGCTGGACGACCGCATGAGCATTGAGCTGCTCAAGCGCACCCCGTCCAGCTATCTGGGCAGCTGCCGCTACAAGCTGCCCGACCCGGACACCGACTCCACCCCGTTCGTCAAGCTGTTCACCCTGTTTGACAAGTACGACATCTGCGCGGTGTTCTACATCGGCGGCAACGACTCCATGGACACCATCGCCAAGCTCAGCCGCTACGGCGACCGGGTGGGCAGCAGCGTGCGGTTCATCGGTGTGCCCAAGACCATCGACAACGACCTGTGCCTGACCGACCACACCCCCGGCTACGGCTCGGCGGCCAAGTACATCGCCACCATTCTAAAGGAAGTCATCCGCGATTCTTCCGTGTATGACATCCGCAGCGTGACCGTGGCCGAGATCATGGGCCGTCACGCGGGCTGGCTGGCCGGTGCGGCCTGCCTGGCCGGCGGCGATGACTGTGAAGGCCCGGACCTGATCCTGCTGCCGGAGGTGCCCTTTGATCAGGACAAGTTCCTGGCCAAGGTGGACGCGCTGCAGCGGGTCAAGCCCAACGTCATCATTGCGGCCAGCGAGGGCGTCAAGACCGCCGACGGCACTTACCTGTGCGATCTGGTGTCCACCGCCGGGCAGCTGGACGCCTTTGGCCACAAGGCCGTGCTCAGCGGCACCAGCCGGTATCTGTCCGAGCTGATCCACGACAAGCTGAACTGCAAGAGCCGCGCCATCGAGTTCTCTACCCTGCAGCGCTGCGCCAGCCATCTGGCCAGCCGCACCGATGTGAACGAGGCCTATGCGGTGGGCGGTGCCGCGGCGGCAGCGGCCTTTGCGGGCGAGAGCGGCCGCATGATCGCGCTGGAGCGCATTTCCAGCTATCCCTATCAGTGCATTGCCAAGTCGGTGGATGTGCAGCAGGTGGCCAACCTGGAAAAGAAGGTGCCGCTGGACTGGATCACCCCGGACGGCATGCAGGTGACGGCGGCCTTTGAGGAGTACGCCCGCCCGCTCATTCTGGATGAGGTGACCCCCGTGTACGTCAACGGCACCCCGCGCCACATCCGCCTGTAA
- a CDS encoding 2-hydroxyacyl-CoA dehydratase yields the protein MEYNYPKFTPEMKKTHTILIPNMAITQFRLLEYALRYDGYKCEILGNCGSAVAQLGLKYVHNDTCYPALLVIGQFLDALNSGKYDLDHTALLITQTGGGCRASNYIHLLRKALVKAGYPQIPVASLNFSGLEKDSGFQMTIPLARRALACIFYGDMLCALRNQVAPYENEKGAADKMVDLWVTRLGRVLLAGKGYTAKEMKHTFPLIAADFANIPVTRVPKVKVGVVGEIYVKYSPLGNNDLQKFLESQDCEVNFPGLMGFVQYCAFNMGEDHILYGGKLAVKVGIDQFLNWLDSIERAMLKAESDAGFYAPGPFKELVEKPKGIISLGAKMGEGWLLTAEMIELVQGGYGNIVCAQPFGCLPNHIVGKGMVNKIRALYPSANITPIDYDPSATKVNQENRIKLMLAVAKERLNAPAEAKPLTAEEIAGGAPKVGATV from the coding sequence ATGGAATACAATTATCCCAAATTCACCCCGGAGATGAAGAAAACGCATACCATCCTCATCCCCAACATGGCCATTACCCAGTTCCGCCTGCTGGAGTACGCTCTGCGCTACGACGGCTACAAGTGCGAGATCCTGGGCAACTGCGGCAGTGCCGTGGCACAGCTGGGCCTGAAATATGTCCACAACGATACCTGCTATCCGGCCCTGCTGGTCATTGGCCAGTTCCTGGACGCGCTGAACAGCGGCAAATATGATCTGGATCACACCGCGCTGCTCATCACCCAGACCGGCGGCGGCTGCCGTGCTTCCAACTACATCCATCTGCTGCGCAAGGCACTGGTCAAGGCCGGTTACCCGCAGATCCCGGTGGCCAGCCTGAACTTTTCCGGCCTGGAAAAGGACAGCGGCTTCCAGATGACCATCCCGCTGGCCCGCCGCGCGCTGGCCTGCATCTTCTACGGTGACATGCTGTGCGCCCTGCGCAATCAGGTGGCCCCCTATGAGAACGAGAAGGGTGCTGCCGACAAGATGGTGGACCTGTGGGTCACCCGTCTGGGCCGGGTCCTGCTGGCCGGCAAGGGCTACACCGCCAAGGAGATGAAGCACACCTTCCCGCTCATTGCAGCCGACTTTGCCAACATCCCGGTCACCCGGGTGCCCAAGGTCAAGGTGGGCGTGGTTGGTGAGATCTACGTCAAGTACAGCCCGCTGGGCAACAACGACCTGCAGAAGTTCCTGGAAAGCCAGGACTGCGAGGTGAACTTCCCCGGCCTGATGGGCTTTGTGCAGTACTGCGCCTTCAACATGGGCGAGGACCACATCCTGTACGGCGGCAAGCTGGCCGTGAAGGTGGGCATCGACCAGTTCCTGAACTGGCTGGACAGCATCGAGCGTGCCATGCTCAAGGCCGAGAGCGATGCCGGGTTCTACGCCCCCGGCCCCTTCAAGGAGCTGGTGGAAAAGCCCAAGGGCATCATTTCGCTGGGTGCCAAGATGGGCGAGGGCTGGCTGCTGACCGCCGAGATGATCGAGCTGGTGCAGGGCGGCTACGGCAACATCGTGTGTGCCCAGCCCTTCGGCTGCCTGCCCAACCACATTGTGGGTAAAGGCATGGTGAACAAGATCCGCGCCCTGTACCCCAGCGCCAATATCACCCCCATCGACTACGACCCCAGCGCCACCAAGGTCAACCAGGAAAACCGCATCAAGCTGATGCTGGCCGTGGCCAAGGAGCGCCTGAATGCCCCGGCCGAGGCAAAGCCCCTGACCGCCGAGGAGATCGCAGGCGGTGCCCCGAAGGTCGGTGCGACCGTATAA